In Bacillota bacterium LX-D, the following proteins share a genomic window:
- a CDS encoding SpoVR family protein, with translation MDYTLSDLYTWSEKIEKMAVDCGLEFYPQEFEIVNYDDMLAYEVYLGMPSRYPHWSFGKAYEKLKTLYRYNLTGLPYEMVINSDPCIAYLLKENSLLLQILTIAHVYGHNDFFKNNRLFKIGTDAKYTIESFKNHARTIRSYINDPSIGYENVEMVLNAAHSLKLQIARTVGERKLTQEEIKQKLLDTYNDQHSNYNTLEPPKEIDPPDLTKIPLEPYEDIIYFLMEYGDLTEWQQNLLSIVREETKYFIPQIETKIMNEGWASYWHYRILQKLDLPQSLHLEFIKRHNDVVAPQRGGLNPYYLGFEIYHDLVERYGEDKIFEVRLLDRDESFIRRYLTEDLCAKLNLFEYKKKGSDYVVEEISDELGWEKIRSDLSNNVGMGLIPLIRVTDLNKKDKCLFLEHVYDGRELQCKYAEETLKYIASLWGARVELKTIMDNKKTIISCDEQNKVSIITYAQ, from the coding sequence TTGGATTATACCTTATCTGATTTATATACCTGGAGCGAAAAAATTGAGAAAATGGCAGTAGATTGCGGCTTGGAATTTTATCCTCAAGAATTTGAAATTGTTAATTATGATGATATGCTAGCTTACGAAGTTTATTTAGGCATGCCCTCTCGCTATCCCCACTGGAGTTTCGGAAAGGCTTATGAAAAACTAAAAACACTTTATAGATATAATTTAACAGGTTTACCTTATGAAATGGTTATTAATTCTGATCCATGCATTGCCTATTTGTTGAAGGAGAATTCCCTGCTGCTGCAAATACTAACAATAGCCCATGTATATGGGCATAACGATTTTTTCAAAAATAACCGTTTGTTTAAAATAGGAACAGATGCGAAATATACTATAGAAAGTTTTAAAAATCATGCAAGAACAATTAGAAGTTATATTAATGACCCTAGTATCGGCTACGAAAATGTAGAAATGGTTCTAAATGCAGCTCACAGTTTAAAGCTTCAAATTGCAAGAACAGTAGGAGAAAGAAAGTTAACTCAGGAAGAAATAAAGCAAAAATTGTTAGATACATACAACGATCAACATTCAAACTATAATACTCTGGAACCGCCTAAAGAGATAGATCCGCCGGATTTAACAAAAATTCCATTGGAACCCTATGAAGATATTATTTACTTTCTTATGGAATACGGGGATCTTACGGAGTGGCAACAAAATCTTTTAAGCATTGTTCGAGAAGAAACTAAATATTTTATCCCGCAAATTGAAACTAAAATTATGAATGAAGGATGGGCCAGCTATTGGCATTATCGTATTTTACAAAAGTTGGATTTACCACAATCTCTACATTTAGAATTTATAAAACGGCATAATGATGTTGTGGCACCTCAGAGAGGAGGACTTAATCCCTATTACCTAGGATTTGAAATTTATCACGATCTAGTGGAACGTTATGGGGAGGACAAAATATTTGAGGTAAGGCTTCTAGATAGAGATGAATCATTTATTAGACGTTATCTAACAGAAGATCTTTGTGCTAAGTTAAATTTATTTGAATATAAGAAAAAAGGAAGTGACTATGTAGTTGAAGAAATTTCCGATGAGCTCGGTTGGGAAAAAATACGGAGTGATTTAAGTAATAACGTCGGAATGGGTTTAATACCCCTGATTAGAGTAACTGATTTGAATAAAAAAGATAAATGCTTGTTTTTAGAGCATGTTTATGATGGCAGAGAACTACAATGTAAATATGCGGAAGAAACTCTTAAATACATAGCAAGTTTATGGGGAGCTCGAGTAGAGTTAAAAACAATTATGGATAATAAAAAAACAATTATATCATGTGACGAACAAAATAAAGTAAGTATTATTACTTACGCTCAATAA
- the yhbH gene encoding sporulation protein YhbH, with product MAIFREFNPIERDRSIEDRRRHRQLTEETIKKNLADILSEESIIGESKDKKIKIPIKGLKEYHFIYGKNMPGFSSGNGSEKRGDKIFSDNSAQGQGKNGAGSDPGEEIYETEVTIEEIIDYLFESLNLPYLEKKKYSEILSENSCKKSGYQKKGIPPRLAKNRTVVEKLKRKQMTKKFMQEAGLDQELGRFPFKEDDLRYFRVKETKKRELNAVVICIMDTSGSMDQTKKYLARSFFFLLYQFVKLKYLNVEVVFIAHSTEAKIVTEKEFFHKVESGGTFISSGYNKALEVIEENYNPNNWNIYAFHVSDGDNFTQDNLRAIDSAKKLCSLCNLFGYTEILPGMFSSNIKKKFAEKIQAKNFVITTILKKEDLWPALKNVLKKDSKEG from the coding sequence ATGGCAATATTCCGGGAATTCAATCCCATTGAACGAGACCGTTCCATAGAAGATCGGAGAAGACATCGTCAACTAACAGAAGAAACTATTAAAAAAAACTTGGCGGACATTCTATCAGAGGAAAGTATAATTGGTGAAAGTAAAGACAAAAAAATAAAGATTCCGATAAAGGGTTTAAAAGAATATCATTTTATTTACGGTAAAAATATGCCTGGATTTAGCAGTGGCAACGGCTCAGAAAAAAGAGGAGATAAAATATTTTCCGATAATTCCGCCCAAGGGCAAGGTAAAAATGGAGCAGGAAGTGATCCAGGTGAAGAAATTTACGAAACTGAGGTAACCATTGAAGAAATTATTGATTATCTATTTGAATCTTTAAATTTACCATATTTAGAGAAAAAAAAGTATTCGGAAATACTTTCTGAAAATTCTTGCAAAAAATCAGGTTATCAGAAAAAGGGTATACCGCCAAGGCTGGCTAAAAATCGAACGGTTGTTGAAAAACTTAAACGCAAACAAATGACTAAAAAGTTTATGCAAGAAGCAGGCTTAGATCAAGAACTGGGAAGGTTTCCTTTCAAAGAAGATGACTTAAGGTATTTTCGCGTTAAGGAGACAAAAAAACGAGAATTAAATGCAGTAGTTATATGTATTATGGATACATCAGGTTCTATGGATCAAACAAAAAAATATTTGGCGAGATCATTCTTTTTCTTACTCTATCAGTTTGTAAAATTGAAATATTTAAATGTAGAGGTTGTTTTCATAGCTCATTCTACCGAAGCTAAAATAGTAACTGAAAAGGAATTTTTCCATAAGGTAGAGTCGGGGGGAACCTTTATCTCTAGCGGGTATAATAAAGCTTTAGAAGTTATCGAAGAAAATTACAACCCAAATAATTGGAACATTTATGCATTTCATGTCAGCGATGGAGATAATTTTACTCAAGACAATCTTAGAGCAATTGATTCGGCAAAAAAATTGTGCAGCTTGTGTAATTTATTTGGTTATACGGAAATACTTCCTGGAATGTTTTCAAGCAATATTAAGAAAAAGTTTGCGGAAAAAATCCAAGCAAAAAATTTTGTTATTACAACAATATTAAAGAAAGAAGATTTATGGCCTGCCCTAAAGAATGTTCTAAAAAAAGATTCGAAAGAGGGTTAA